Proteins encoded by one window of Colletes latitarsis isolate SP2378_abdomen chromosome 5, iyColLati1, whole genome shotgun sequence:
- the LOC143341902 gene encoding uncharacterized protein LOC143341902: protein MTADHCEYSVLSYTSWSMMGEVIRVSGRAPDVGEFLKEAMLSQRFADVALCCPGGQKFLAHRLVLSAASPYLQEVLLAHSKTSGHCEPITVILAEVEAPELAAILGFVYTGTATVPRPRLNAFLRAAEALHIRLPPVPVVMTCAQPHCKHEDIKDVKINPKYLRCEQYPCCDAWYRPTGANQDDGGPASKEEPSYPAIESLVAAREIGPLPESMNFAGPRYGPGRYCSTTWPVPAFVNASQEKTVRGLDRTLDNERTNQTDVRRYRPSGGMAPSDSNAERPPIKAQQEFCFTRCPYNVHGDLDPLELRIGNDETCTRLNGDDETVREDRGHRFTVIRSGIGSCQSGGTVSSGRARSLDKSDYGEDLTCGESCYGWKTPKRHVANRVIASPWRQTVRPYHLPKLQPIVLQPHADHVEIGENQRPPEAAARPVATTGSPNRQFSKNTVSTDHYYGFQVPISRETTYNNGPRLLEPGVVPDTRHQEFYSSQIIPFIGTTAQTTVPTISKDVGSNETLLQPQNNAVSTTTRSLLTNDNENVNRQAGYFGQVVPHPPQKPEITHPVSRLCDTIEPDVKNDCFASLDTERPEIEQRNEDKLAERLVLNSDNNNNDSIVGNDVVRRGRPAGGQENHRCDQCGKIFVTRASLKVHVRTHSGEKPFRCADCGKQFSQLRNYKYHRSVHEGTREFAATCPECGKYFNDRGYLSSHMKIHRNRKEYGCQECGKSFNQRVAYNMHVRIHTGVKPHQCEQCGKAFSRKMLLKQHLRTHSGERPYQCQVCQKAFADRSNMTLHTRLHSGLKPYQCTLCSKAFTKKHHLKTHLNYHTGTKPYSCPNCGLRFSQSSNMRTHFKKCTVNNPVEAKNTQTEAAAAAAAAAARTESSRVVQTRMISRTPTDALTPPNSDQELSILTPISKTNDGTCT, encoded by the exons ATGACCGCGGACCATTGCGAATACAGTGTGTTATCGTACACGAGCTGGAGCATGATGGGAGAAGTGATCCGCGTTTCTGGGAGAGCACCGGATGTCGGGGAGTTCCTTAAGGAGGCGATGCTATCCCAAAGATTCGCCGACGTTGCTCTCTGCTGTCCTGGCGGCCAGAAATTCTTGGCGCATCGTTTGGTCCTATCAGCCGCTAGTCCTTACTTGCAG gAAGTGTTGCTGGCGCATAGCAAAACCTCTGGGCATTGCGAGCCAATCACGGTGATCCTCGCCGAGGTGGAGGCACCGGAACTCGCAGCGATCCTTGGTTTCGTGTACACGGGTACCGCGACGGTGCCCCGTCCGCGTCTGAACGCTTTTCTGCGCGCTGCGGAGGCCCTGCACATCAGACTGCCGCCAGTCCCGGTCGTGATGACCTGCGCGCAGCCGCACTGCAAGCACGAGGACATCAAAGACGTGAAGATCAACCCAAAGTATTTGCGGTGCGAGCAGTATCCGTGCTGCGACGCTTGGTACCGGCCAACCGGGGCTAATCAAGACGATGGAGGTCCAGCGAGCAAGGAGGAACCCTCCTATCCGGCGATCGAGTCCTTGGTAGCCGCGAGAGAAATCGGACCGCTTCCTGAATCGATGAACTTTGCCGGACCGAGATACGGCCCGGGCAGATATTGCTCTACAACCTGGCCCGTTCCCGCTTTCGTAAATGCCAGCCAGGAAAAGACCGTTCGAGGCTTAGATCGGACGTTGGATAACGAGAGGACGAATCAGACGGACGTCAGGAGGTATCGTCCTTCAGGAGGTATGGCGCCGAGCGACAGCAACGCGGAACGTCCGCCGATCAAGGCCCAGCAGGAATTCTGTTTCACGAGGTGTCCTTACAACGTCCACGGGGACCTGGACCCTCTCGAGCTGAGGATCGGAAACGATGAAACCTGCACGAGGCTCAACGGCGACGACGAGACCGTTCGCGAGGACAGAGGACATCGGTTCACTGTGATTCGTTCGGGGATTGGCTCCTGTCAGAGCGGCGGAACGGTATCGTCGGGTCGCGCGAGGTCGTTGGATAAATCAGATTACGGCGAGGATTTAACTTGCGGGGAAAGTTGCTACGGCTGGAAAACACCGAAGAGGCACGTGGCCAATCGCGTGATAGCCTCGCCGTGGAGACAAACCGTCAGGCCTTATCACTTGCCCAAGCTGCAACCGATCGTCCTTCAGCCCCACGCGGATCACGTC GAGATCGGGGAGAACCAGCGTCCACCGGAAGCAGCAGCGAGGCCTGTCGCGACCACCGGCAGCCCTAATCGGCAATTCTCCAAAAATACCGTGTCCACCGATCATTATTACGGTTTCCAAGTTCCTATTAGTCGCGAGACGACGTACAACAATGGTCCCAGGTTGCTGGAGCCTGGTGTCGTTCCAGATACGCGACACCAAGAGTTCTACTCGTCGCAGATCATCCCGTTCATCGGCACGACCGCGCAGACCACCGTCCCGACGATCAGCAAGGATGTCGGAAGCAACGAGACGCTTTTGCAGCCGCAGAACAACGCTGTGTCTACCACGACCAGGTCCCTGTTGACCAACGATAACGAAAACGTTAATAGACAGGCTGGCTACTTTGGGCAAGTTGTTCCCCATCCGCCCCAGAAGCCGGAAATCACTCATCCTGTGAGCAGACTGTGCGATACGATCGAACCCGACGTTAAAAACGATTGTTTCGCGAGTCTGGACACCGAGAGGCCTGAAATAGAGCAGCGAAACGAAGACAAGCTCGCGGAAAGGCTCGTTCTAAATAGCGATAACAATAACAACGATTCGATTGTCGGGAACGATGTTGTTCGGCGTGGGAGGCCGGCCGGCGGGCAGGAGAATCATAGGTGCGATCAGTGCGGGAAGATTTTCGTCACCAGGGCGTCCCTCAAG GTACACGTACGAACCCATTCGGGGGAGAAGCCGTTTCGGTGCGCCGATTGTGGCAAACAGTTCTCGCAATTGCGTAATTACAAGTACCATCGGAGCGTCCACGAGGGCACCAGAGAGTTCGCGGCCACTTGCCCGGAATGTGGCAAGTACTTCAACGATCGTGGCTATCTGAGCTCTCACATGAAGATCCACCGCAACCGGAAGGAGTACGGTtgccaggaatgcggaaaaagcTTCAACCAGCGGGTCGCGTACAACATGCACGTCAGAATACACACGGGCGTGAAACCTCATCAATGCGAACAATGTGGGAaggcattttcgaggaaaatgttGCTGAAGCAACATTTGAGGACCCACTCGGGCGAACGACCGTACCAGTGTCAGGTTTGTCAGAAGGCTTTCGCCGATAGGTCCAACATGACGCTGCATACCAGACTTCACTCCGGATTGAAACCGTACCAGTGCACGCTCTGCTCGAAAGCTTTCACCAAGAAACATCACCTGAAGACGCATCTGAATTATCACACTGGCACCAAGCCTTACTCCTGTCCGAACTGCGGACTAAGATTCTCGCAGAGCAGTAACATGAGGACACACTTCAAGAAGTGCACCGTCAACAATCCCGTCGAGGCGAAGAACACGCAGACCGAGgccgctgctgctgctgctgctgctgctgctcgaACAGAATCGTCCAGAGTTGTTCAGACGAGGATGATCTCGAGGACGCCCACGGACGCCCTCACGCCACCGAATTCGGACCAGGAATTGAGCATCCTGACGCCCATTTCGAAAACCAACGACGGAACCTGCACCTAG
- the LOC143341967 gene encoding leukocyte receptor cluster member 8 isoform X2 has translation MANMTWQYPSPNSIHNMFPPYSGQLYGPGYQGVPHQGQIFNYYHAMMPGYGQHFTPQQILQQQQQQQQQQQQQQQQQQQQQQQQQQQQQQQQQQQQQQQQQGNTQGKQLHQQPPVPGTPMSLDDESDLPPLPPGPPPSVQMLQQHNSQIQPLMQSHQGYVYNSFPYGNWNGMHGDMSQYNNQIRFNAQNKKNGGLAFTPSGNSGAAKKKRKRNKNLAAQFNNSFQANNPTTNFVPGPNLKTELPPLPPAQREVAAPPPPIEDSPTPTTPVTTSVNTTPSAGSPAVGTPSVMTTASPVGDWPDSLKNYVNRCYEKCKTAVDKDQVEIILKGKITRAANDGSLWVKDWDQEPLPSIHSERMTMTIKPQKTTLKLNNLANPLMNAQGGLRKPGLSTSLGARLGARLSVNHKRSRSRSRTRSRSRSKSRSRSRSRSKSRSRSNTRSPPSRKYRRSTSSSSNVSDREHDYKSLKSKKSTKNKQNHSGKKAKKTKQMKSHFYSEFGLATGNTEELGSKEKLQQRAARFNDSISRTVSNGVKDDPSGDFDFTGLHIVGICKDIEKPYLRLTSAPAPSAVRPVSVLQNSLAHVKKRWVAEQDYRYACDQLKSIRQDLTVQGIRDAFTVHVYETHARVALEKGDHEEFNQCQTQLRMLYQDVGGENRCEFIAYRILYYIFTRNTQDLTTILAALSKEDKNDECIKHALKVRSAWWLGNFHAFFKLYTSAPRMAAFLMDWFAARERKNALKCMIKSYRQNLAVDFVVAELAFESLDKFYEFVSEFGLVYADPEQHLIDCKTSSGSLGAW, from the exons ATGGCGAACATGACATGGCAATATCCTTCGCCAAATAGTATTCACAATATGTTCCCTCCATATTCGGG ACAATTATATGGACCCGGGTATCAAGGTGTACCTCATCAAGggcaaatatttaattattatcatGCAATGATGCCAGGGTATGGACAACATTTTACTCCACAGCAGATactacagcagcagcagcagcagcagcagcaacagcagcagcagcaacagcagcagcagcagcaacaacagcagcagcaacaacaacagcagcagcagcagcaacagcagcagcagcagcagcagcaaggcAACACTCAGGGGAAACAGCTTCATCAACAGCCACCTGTACCTGGAACACCAATGTCTTTAGACGACGAATCGGATCTTCCTCCTTTGCCACCTGGACCACCACCATCCGTGCAGATGTTGCAGCAACACAACAGTCAAATCCAACCATTGATGCAGTCCCATCAAGGATACGTGTATAACTCGTTTCCGTATGGTAACTGGAATGGAATGCACGGTGATATGTCGC AATATAATAATCAGATTCGTTTTAATGCACAAAACAAGAAAAACGGGGGGTTGGCGTTTACTCCGTCTGGCAATAGTGGAGCTGCAAAGAAAAAACGTAAGCGGAACAAAAACTTAGCAGCTCAATTCAACAATAGCTTTCAGGCGAACAATCCAACGACAAACTTCGTACCGGGTCCCAATTTGAAGACCGAACTACCACCCTTACCTCCCGCACAGCGTGAAGTAGCAGCTCCTCCTCCACCGATCGAAGACTCTCCCACTCCTACTACACCTGTTACTACGAGCGTTAATACAACTCCTAGTGCTGGTTCTCCAGCGGTAGGTACTCCCTCTGTCATGACAACTGCCAGTCCAGTCGGAGATTGGCCTGACAGCTTGAAGAACTATGTAAACAGATgttacgaaaaatgcaaaacagcGGTCGACAAGGATCAAGTTGAGATTATATTAAAAGGAAAAATAACTCGCGCTGCGAACGATGGTTCGCTTTGGGTCAAGGACTGGGACCAAGAACCTTTGCCTAGTATTCACAGCGAACGTATGACCATGACGATAAAGCCACAGAAAACAACGTTAAAGTTGAACAATTTGGCGAATCCGCTAATGAATGCACAGGGAGGCTTGCGCAAGCCAGGTCTCTCTACTTCTCTCGGGGCTCGGCTTGGCGCGCGTCTCTCTGTGAATCACAAACGGTCGAGGTCGAGGTCGAGGACTAGATCAAGATCAAGATCAAAGTCGAGGTCGAGATCGAGATCGAGATCCAAGTCGAGGTCGCGTTCGAATACACGTAGCCCACCGTCCCGAAAGTACAGACGTAGCACGTCGTCATCGTCCAACGTTAGCGATCGGGAACACGATTATAAGTCGTTAAAATCGAAAAAATCtactaaaaacaaacaaaatcacAGCGGCAAGAAAGCAAAGAAGACTAAACAGATGAAATCACATTTCTATTCAGAGTTTGGTTTAGCTACAGGCAACACTGAGGAACTAGGATCCAAGGAGAAATTGCAGCAACGCGCCGCAAGATTTAATGACAGTATTTCTAGGACGGTCAGCAACGGTGTGAAAGATGATCCTTCCGGTGACTTTGATTTTACTGGACTTCACATTGTTGGAATATGCAAGGATATAGAGAAACCGTATTTGCGTCTAACGTCT GCTCCAGCTCCCTCCGCTGTACGACCGGTAAGTGTACTCCAAAATTCTTTGGCACATGTCAAGAAACGCTGGGTGGCTGAACAAGACTATAGATATGCTTGCGATCAACTTAAATCTATTCGTCAAGACCTTACCGTACAAGGTATAAGAGATGCATTTACAGTCCACGTATACGAAACACACGCCCGCGTAGCTCTAGAAAAAGGCGATCACGAGGAGTTCAATCAGTGTCAGACACAGTTGAGGATGTTGTATCAAGATGTTGGAGGAGAAAATCGGTGTGAATTTATCGCATACCGaatattgtattatattttcacGAGAAACACTCAAG atTTAACAACTATTTTAGCTGCATTGTCGAAAGAGGACAAGAACGACGAATGCATAAAGCATGCATTGAAAGTACGTTCCGCATGGTGGCTGGGTAATTTCCATGCTTTTTTCAAATTGTACACTTCTGCACCAAGAATGGCGGCTTTTCTGATGGATTGGTTCGCTGCAAGGGAACGCAAGAATGCATTGAAGTGCATGATAAAGTC CTACCGGCAAAATTTGGCGGTTGATTTCGTCGTAGCAGAATTGGCCTTTGAATCTTTGGACAAGTTTTATGAATTTGTCAGTGAATTCGGATTGGTTTATGCTGATCCCGAACAACATCTAATCGACTGCAAGACAAGCAGTGGTTCTCTAGGTGCTTGGTAA
- the LOC143341967 gene encoding leukocyte receptor cluster member 8 isoform X1 has product MSEGEATASQKKQQPFQQQPQLGIGSMANMTWQYPSPNSIHNMFPPYSGQLYGPGYQGVPHQGQIFNYYHAMMPGYGQHFTPQQILQQQQQQQQQQQQQQQQQQQQQQQQQQQQQQQQQQQQQQQQQGNTQGKQLHQQPPVPGTPMSLDDESDLPPLPPGPPPSVQMLQQHNSQIQPLMQSHQGYVYNSFPYGNWNGMHGDMSQYNNQIRFNAQNKKNGGLAFTPSGNSGAAKKKRKRNKNLAAQFNNSFQANNPTTNFVPGPNLKTELPPLPPAQREVAAPPPPIEDSPTPTTPVTTSVNTTPSAGSPAVGTPSVMTTASPVGDWPDSLKNYVNRCYEKCKTAVDKDQVEIILKGKITRAANDGSLWVKDWDQEPLPSIHSERMTMTIKPQKTTLKLNNLANPLMNAQGGLRKPGLSTSLGARLGARLSVNHKRSRSRSRTRSRSRSKSRSRSRSRSKSRSRSNTRSPPSRKYRRSTSSSSNVSDREHDYKSLKSKKSTKNKQNHSGKKAKKTKQMKSHFYSEFGLATGNTEELGSKEKLQQRAARFNDSISRTVSNGVKDDPSGDFDFTGLHIVGICKDIEKPYLRLTSAPAPSAVRPVSVLQNSLAHVKKRWVAEQDYRYACDQLKSIRQDLTVQGIRDAFTVHVYETHARVALEKGDHEEFNQCQTQLRMLYQDVGGENRCEFIAYRILYYIFTRNTQDLTTILAALSKEDKNDECIKHALKVRSAWWLGNFHAFFKLYTSAPRMAAFLMDWFAARERKNALKCMIKSYRQNLAVDFVVAELAFESLDKFYEFVSEFGLVYADPEQHLIDCKTSSGSLGAW; this is encoded by the exons ATGTCAGAAGGCGAGGCTACAGCGTCGCAGAAGAAACAGCAGCCATTTCAGCAACAGCCACAACTTGGAATTGGTTCGATGGCGAACATGACATGGCAATATCCTTCGCCAAATAGTATTCACAATATGTTCCCTCCATATTCGGG ACAATTATATGGACCCGGGTATCAAGGTGTACCTCATCAAGggcaaatatttaattattatcatGCAATGATGCCAGGGTATGGACAACATTTTACTCCACAGCAGATactacagcagcagcagcagcagcagcagcaacagcagcagcagcaacagcagcagcagcagcaacaacagcagcagcaacaacaacagcagcagcagcagcaacagcagcagcagcagcagcagcaaggcAACACTCAGGGGAAACAGCTTCATCAACAGCCACCTGTACCTGGAACACCAATGTCTTTAGACGACGAATCGGATCTTCCTCCTTTGCCACCTGGACCACCACCATCCGTGCAGATGTTGCAGCAACACAACAGTCAAATCCAACCATTGATGCAGTCCCATCAAGGATACGTGTATAACTCGTTTCCGTATGGTAACTGGAATGGAATGCACGGTGATATGTCGC AATATAATAATCAGATTCGTTTTAATGCACAAAACAAGAAAAACGGGGGGTTGGCGTTTACTCCGTCTGGCAATAGTGGAGCTGCAAAGAAAAAACGTAAGCGGAACAAAAACTTAGCAGCTCAATTCAACAATAGCTTTCAGGCGAACAATCCAACGACAAACTTCGTACCGGGTCCCAATTTGAAGACCGAACTACCACCCTTACCTCCCGCACAGCGTGAAGTAGCAGCTCCTCCTCCACCGATCGAAGACTCTCCCACTCCTACTACACCTGTTACTACGAGCGTTAATACAACTCCTAGTGCTGGTTCTCCAGCGGTAGGTACTCCCTCTGTCATGACAACTGCCAGTCCAGTCGGAGATTGGCCTGACAGCTTGAAGAACTATGTAAACAGATgttacgaaaaatgcaaaacagcGGTCGACAAGGATCAAGTTGAGATTATATTAAAAGGAAAAATAACTCGCGCTGCGAACGATGGTTCGCTTTGGGTCAAGGACTGGGACCAAGAACCTTTGCCTAGTATTCACAGCGAACGTATGACCATGACGATAAAGCCACAGAAAACAACGTTAAAGTTGAACAATTTGGCGAATCCGCTAATGAATGCACAGGGAGGCTTGCGCAAGCCAGGTCTCTCTACTTCTCTCGGGGCTCGGCTTGGCGCGCGTCTCTCTGTGAATCACAAACGGTCGAGGTCGAGGTCGAGGACTAGATCAAGATCAAGATCAAAGTCGAGGTCGAGATCGAGATCGAGATCCAAGTCGAGGTCGCGTTCGAATACACGTAGCCCACCGTCCCGAAAGTACAGACGTAGCACGTCGTCATCGTCCAACGTTAGCGATCGGGAACACGATTATAAGTCGTTAAAATCGAAAAAATCtactaaaaacaaacaaaatcacAGCGGCAAGAAAGCAAAGAAGACTAAACAGATGAAATCACATTTCTATTCAGAGTTTGGTTTAGCTACAGGCAACACTGAGGAACTAGGATCCAAGGAGAAATTGCAGCAACGCGCCGCAAGATTTAATGACAGTATTTCTAGGACGGTCAGCAACGGTGTGAAAGATGATCCTTCCGGTGACTTTGATTTTACTGGACTTCACATTGTTGGAATATGCAAGGATATAGAGAAACCGTATTTGCGTCTAACGTCT GCTCCAGCTCCCTCCGCTGTACGACCGGTAAGTGTACTCCAAAATTCTTTGGCACATGTCAAGAAACGCTGGGTGGCTGAACAAGACTATAGATATGCTTGCGATCAACTTAAATCTATTCGTCAAGACCTTACCGTACAAGGTATAAGAGATGCATTTACAGTCCACGTATACGAAACACACGCCCGCGTAGCTCTAGAAAAAGGCGATCACGAGGAGTTCAATCAGTGTCAGACACAGTTGAGGATGTTGTATCAAGATGTTGGAGGAGAAAATCGGTGTGAATTTATCGCATACCGaatattgtattatattttcacGAGAAACACTCAAG atTTAACAACTATTTTAGCTGCATTGTCGAAAGAGGACAAGAACGACGAATGCATAAAGCATGCATTGAAAGTACGTTCCGCATGGTGGCTGGGTAATTTCCATGCTTTTTTCAAATTGTACACTTCTGCACCAAGAATGGCGGCTTTTCTGATGGATTGGTTCGCTGCAAGGGAACGCAAGAATGCATTGAAGTGCATGATAAAGTC CTACCGGCAAAATTTGGCGGTTGATTTCGTCGTAGCAGAATTGGCCTTTGAATCTTTGGACAAGTTTTATGAATTTGTCAGTGAATTCGGATTGGTTTATGCTGATCCCGAACAACATCTAATCGACTGCAAGACAAGCAGTGGTTCTCTAGGTGCTTGGTAA
- the LOC143341948 gene encoding uncharacterized protein LOC143341948, with protein MNATTTDTKVKAWTPTVSCKIPDNIISSQFATKKVFVPSYEKEKRPCIEQLLTNEYQRIWWQEKESWDKRHSRKVTTKTLLQRMVRKTLTDNKPFTS; from the exons aTGAACGCGACTACAACCGATACCAAGGTGAAGGCGTGGACGCCTACGGTTTCTTGCAAAATTCCAGATAACATAATTTCCTCGCAGTTTGCTACAAAAAAGGTGTTTGTCCCGTCTTACGAAAA AGAGAAACGTCCATGCATAGAACAATTACTGACGAACGAATACCAGCGCATCTGGTGGCAGGAAAAAGAATCATGGGACAAAAGGCACAGTAGAAAAGTAACTACCAAGACGCTATTGCAACGAATGGTAAGAAAGACTCTCACAGATAATAAACCTTTCACATCGTAA